From one Streptomyces sp. N50 genomic stretch:
- a CDS encoding lipopolysaccharide biosynthesis protein, protein MTEIRQHLPLSRAKALPAWTLLAAGAVTGGLLGGAYGVVKTPTYTATSYVIAVPTDKADSSTALGFAQAYGRVATQLAVLGDAQVWAGVPVKTLQSSVQTATSPDAPMVAVTATSSRADLAADMANAVSRSLTVHANDAKASTHVELQTFARAIRPAAPTAASAAVTGLVGASAGGLLGGLLLLVRPRRTTDETGRPASVPSPATAADVL, encoded by the coding sequence ATGACCGAGATCCGACAGCACCTCCCCCTCAGCCGCGCGAAAGCCCTCCCGGCCTGGACCCTCCTCGCGGCCGGCGCCGTGACCGGCGGCCTGCTCGGCGGCGCGTACGGCGTCGTCAAGACCCCGACGTACACGGCCACCAGCTACGTCATCGCCGTACCGACCGACAAGGCCGACTCGTCCACCGCGCTCGGTTTCGCGCAGGCCTACGGCCGGGTCGCCACCCAGCTCGCGGTGCTCGGGGACGCGCAGGTGTGGGCGGGCGTGCCGGTGAAGACGCTCCAGTCGAGCGTGCAGACGGCGACCTCGCCGGACGCGCCGATGGTCGCCGTCACGGCCACCTCCTCGCGCGCCGACCTCGCCGCCGACATGGCCAACGCGGTGTCCCGCTCGCTGACCGTGCACGCGAACGACGCGAAGGCCTCGACCCACGTCGAACTCCAGACCTTCGCCCGCGCCATCAGGCCCGCCGCGCCCACCGCGGCCTCGGCCGCGGTGACCGGCCTGGTCGGCGCGAGCGCGGGCGGCCTCCTCGGCGGCCTGCTGTTGCTCGTCCGCCCGCGCCGCACGACCGACGAGACCGGCCGCCCCGCCTCCGTGCCCAGCCCGGCCACCGCGGCCGACGTCCTGTGA
- a CDS encoding glycosyltransferase: MKALHIITGLGVGGAEQQLRLLIRHLPVDCDVVTLTNPGAVADGLTADGVRVLHLGMTGNRDLAALPRLVRIIRTGGYDLVHTHLYRACVYGRLAARIAGVKAVVATEHSLGDSQMEGRDLSAGVRALYLASERLGRSTVAVSPTVAERLKRWGVPGPRIEVVPNGIDLDRFRFDPVQRLRTRQRLGLPEGAYVIGGIGRLAAGKRFDVLIRALTQLPSDYWLLLVGGGTEENLLRRTAHDCGVADRVLFTGERPYTPDGTPGPDLPSLTAAMDLLASPSPEEAFGLAVVEGLASGLPVLYASCPAIEDLPPQAATDARRVQGGPEVFARALAAARARGPRPRTAPDAAHHYCITRSAAHLMDVYAAAVSTSSPSPAPQGASSS, from the coding sequence ATGAAGGCCCTGCACATCATCACCGGCCTCGGCGTCGGCGGCGCGGAGCAGCAACTGCGCCTACTCATCCGCCACTTGCCGGTCGACTGCGACGTCGTGACGCTCACCAACCCGGGCGCGGTCGCCGACGGCCTGACCGCCGACGGAGTGCGCGTCCTCCACCTCGGCATGACCGGCAACCGCGACCTCGCCGCCCTCCCCCGCCTGGTCAGAATCATCCGCACCGGCGGCTACGACCTCGTCCACACCCACCTCTACCGCGCCTGCGTCTACGGCCGGCTCGCCGCCCGGATCGCGGGTGTGAAGGCGGTCGTCGCCACCGAACACTCCCTGGGCGACTCGCAGATGGAGGGCCGCGACCTCAGCGCCGGGGTCCGCGCCCTGTACCTCGCCAGCGAGCGGTTGGGCCGGTCGACGGTCGCCGTGTCCCCCACGGTCGCCGAACGCCTGAAGCGCTGGGGCGTGCCGGGCCCGCGCATCGAAGTGGTCCCCAACGGCATCGACCTGGACCGCTTCCGCTTCGACCCGGTCCAACGCCTGCGCACCCGCCAGCGCCTCGGCCTCCCCGAAGGCGCGTACGTCATCGGCGGCATCGGCCGTCTCGCCGCCGGCAAACGCTTCGACGTCCTGATCCGCGCCCTCACCCAACTCCCTTCCGACTACTGGCTGTTGCTGGTGGGCGGCGGCACAGAGGAGAACCTCCTGCGCCGTACGGCGCACGACTGCGGGGTCGCCGACCGGGTGCTGTTCACCGGCGAACGCCCCTACACACCCGACGGCACCCCGGGCCCCGACCTGCCCTCCCTCACCGCCGCGATGGACCTGCTCGCCTCGCCGTCCCCCGAAGAGGCCTTCGGCTTGGCGGTCGTAGAGGGACTGGCGTCCGGGCTGCCCGTGCTCTACGCCTCCTGCCCCGCCATCGAGGACCTCCCCCCGCAGGCCGCGACCGACGCCCGGCGGGTGCAGGGCGGCCCCGAGGTCTTCGCCCGCGCGCTGGCGGCGGCCCGCGCGCGGGGCCCGCGGCCGCGCACCGCCCCGGACGCCGCCCACCACTACTGCATCACCCGCAGCGCCGCCCACCTCATGGACGTGTACGCGGCCGCGGTCTCCACCTCGTCGCCGTCCCCCGCACCCCAGGGAGCCAGTTCCTCATGA
- a CDS encoding glycoside hydrolase family 26 protein: protein MAPQQRRSRTARLAFIAATVAASAAFASGPGFAAGVTRVTDPPAPVTTPPATTTPTTTASPTTAPTPTAPTSPAFGAFLDSGARGVARMAALSSWLGGAELRVGHTYLPGNQWSDIEGAPGLLDVWADWRTEKSDRMLVLNVPMQEHNEDGVPDWQVRQLLQQGAAGQFDQHFKALAERLVDLKVPDTVIVLGWEMNGTTYTSRCGPDPEAWKKYWDRIVTTMRSVPGQKFRFDFDPSRGRDAVPWTQCYPGDDTVDIVGMDSYDQPSGLTFDEQVKEPYGLQAHVDFAKSHGKPISYPEWGLFRNGDNAEYMKRMLAWMDEHKPLYNTVTDYCPHGVWQCSQNPKSSQVYRSVLFGRTEDPTPTPTAPVTPTTPTAPVTPEPTKPATPTAPPTPAHPANCSPVELGDWVEYWLGGKLCVKFDWWQRDR, encoded by the coding sequence ATGGCCCCACAGCAGCGACGGTCCCGAACCGCCCGGCTGGCCTTCATCGCGGCTACGGTCGCCGCGTCGGCGGCTTTCGCGTCGGGTCCCGGGTTCGCGGCGGGGGTGACGCGGGTCACCGATCCGCCTGCTCCCGTGACCACCCCACCCGCGACCACCACACCCACAACCACCGCATCCCCGACCACCGCACCCACGCCCACCGCGCCCACGAGCCCGGCCTTCGGTGCCTTCCTCGACTCCGGCGCTCGCGGTGTGGCCCGCATGGCCGCGCTGAGCAGCTGGCTGGGCGGGGCCGAACTGCGCGTCGGCCACACCTACCTGCCGGGCAACCAATGGAGCGACATCGAGGGTGCCCCCGGTCTCCTCGACGTGTGGGCGGACTGGCGGACCGAGAAGTCCGACCGGATGCTCGTCCTGAACGTGCCGATGCAGGAGCACAACGAGGACGGTGTCCCCGACTGGCAGGTGCGGCAGCTGCTCCAGCAGGGCGCGGCCGGTCAGTTCGATCAGCACTTCAAGGCCCTCGCCGAGCGGCTGGTCGACCTGAAGGTGCCGGACACGGTGATCGTGCTCGGCTGGGAGATGAACGGCACCACGTACACCTCTCGTTGCGGTCCTGACCCGGAGGCCTGGAAGAAGTACTGGGACAGGATCGTCACCACGATGCGCTCGGTGCCGGGCCAGAAATTCCGGTTCGACTTCGATCCGAGCCGCGGCCGGGACGCCGTTCCCTGGACGCAGTGCTATCCGGGCGACGACACGGTCGACATCGTCGGAATGGATTCGTACGACCAGCCTTCCGGGCTGACGTTCGACGAACAGGTGAAAGAGCCCTACGGACTTCAGGCACATGTGGACTTCGCCAAATCCCACGGCAAGCCCATTTCCTATCCTGAATGGGGACTCTTCCGTAACGGCGACAACGCGGAGTACATGAAGCGCATGCTCGCCTGGATGGACGAGCACAAGCCGCTGTACAACACGGTCACCGACTACTGCCCGCACGGTGTGTGGCAGTGCTCCCAGAACCCGAAGTCGTCCCAGGTCTACCGCTCGGTCCTGTTCGGCCGCACCGAGGACCCGACCCCGACACCGACCGCACCGGTGACACCGACGACACCCACGGCCCCGGTCACCCCGGAGCCGACGAAGCCTGCCACGCCCACCGCACCGCCCACCCCGGCGCACCCGGCCAACTGCTCGCCCGTGGAACTGGGCGACTGGGTCGAGTACTGGCTCGGCGGGAAGCTGTGCGTGAAGTTCGACTGGTGGCAGCGCGACCGCTGA
- a CDS encoding O-antigen ligase family protein, protein MFAPVLPVIAVIALLGLPLTPGEGGAGPADAVSGLVVLYCGIRLLRDRSRPLTPTAVAVMGLPVLGLSIAAMGASSPGAGLSGLGRYLQIFVLVPAAVVLLIRDRRDFRVLAWSFVSLAVWQGAIGVKQYVTATGASYQGEDIRAVGTFGPTDVMGMATVVSFGLICALALALGRNDVRQRAVATCCAFALLIPLALSFSRGAWIATAATCAVLLALAGLRRALKVAAAVTAAGIVLVGGFGVGTAMLQERIDSITQVTDAPDQSVIDRYTMWAAATAMWREHPLTGVGLKGFPEHRDGNASLALSSGSDTEGAGAAFLKQPLLSPHNMYLLVLSEQGLIGLLSLAGSWLALLVCALRGLFRVHRTELPGLDCALVSTGLLTWQLIDFVYADIGGPSTVLTAVVFGLAAWWSLVGANMEKQPNAAIPVRAPAEGALAP, encoded by the coding sequence ATGTTCGCCCCCGTCCTCCCGGTCATCGCCGTGATCGCCCTGCTCGGCCTGCCGCTCACCCCGGGCGAGGGCGGCGCGGGCCCGGCCGACGCGGTCTCCGGCCTGGTGGTGCTGTACTGCGGTATCCGGCTCCTGCGCGACCGCAGCCGCCCGCTGACCCCAACTGCCGTAGCGGTCATGGGACTTCCGGTCCTGGGCCTGTCGATCGCCGCGATGGGCGCGTCCTCCCCGGGCGCGGGCCTGAGCGGCCTGGGCCGCTACCTCCAGATCTTCGTGCTGGTCCCCGCGGCCGTCGTCCTCCTGATCCGCGACCGCCGCGACTTCCGCGTCCTGGCCTGGTCGTTCGTGTCCCTCGCGGTGTGGCAGGGGGCGATCGGCGTCAAGCAGTACGTCACCGCGACCGGCGCCTCCTACCAGGGCGAGGACATCCGCGCGGTGGGCACCTTCGGCCCGACCGACGTGATGGGCATGGCGACGGTGGTGTCCTTCGGCCTGATCTGCGCGCTGGCCCTGGCCCTGGGCCGAAATGACGTACGCCAACGGGCAGTTGCGACGTGTTGCGCCTTCGCCCTCCTGATCCCCCTCGCCCTCTCCTTCAGCCGGGGCGCCTGGATCGCGACGGCCGCGACCTGCGCGGTGCTCCTGGCCCTGGCGGGCCTGCGCCGAGCCCTGAAGGTGGCGGCGGCGGTGACGGCGGCGGGCATCGTCCTGGTGGGCGGCTTCGGCGTCGGTACGGCCATGCTCCAGGAGCGGATCGACAGCATCACCCAAGTCACCGACGCCCCCGACCAGTCGGTGATCGACCGCTACACGATGTGGGCCGCGGCCACGGCGATGTGGCGCGAACACCCCCTGACCGGCGTCGGTTTGAAGGGCTTCCCCGAACACCGCGACGGCAACGCCTCGTTGGCCCTGTCCTCAGGCAGCGACACGGAGGGCGCGGGCGCGGCCTTCCTCAAGCAGCCCCTCCTCTCCCCCCACAACATGTACCTCCTGGTCCTGAGCGAACAGGGCCTGATCGGCCTCCTCAGCCTCGCCGGCAGCTGGCTGGCCCTCCTGGTCTGCGCACTGCGCGGCCTCTTCCGAGTCCACCGCACCGAACTCCCGGGCCTGGACTGCGCGTTGGTCTCCACCGGCCTCCTGACCTGGCAGCTGATCGACTTCGTCTACGCAGACATCGGCGGCCCGTCAACAGTCCTCACGGCGGTGGTCTTCGGCTTGGCGGCCTGGTGGTCCTTGGTGGGCGCGAACATGGAGAAGCAGCCGAATGCGGCGATTCCGGTGCGCGCACCCGCCGAGGGAGCCCTGGCCCCATGA
- the murJ gene encoding murein biosynthesis integral membrane protein MurJ: MTVTGNTPRESAPKGRGELRAQPQRRSTQHPTEPPLIPPPTPSPEDAAPDSRRFLAKAALITAVLSITGSLLGLARDQALARLFGAGSETDAFLIAWTIPEFAATLLIEDGLAFALIPAFSMALARRAQGTPGDPVRTLVATTLPRLTLAFIAVSALLIGTAPYLVEALAPGLPNPALAISCTRLTATCVLSFGLAGYCSAALRAHRRFVAPAAIYVAYNIGIIAGMYAFGAHWGVRSAALGVAGGGVLMVLTQLPALWRQLTSHKPTTPDADTGPAEPRPMNLALMATVLLFALCRQSQVLIERFLASHLPAGAISHLNYAQKVAQMPMVLSLMLCTVTFPVVARALAEGDTEKARNRVERDLALAACLVLLGAATVIACAPQIIQLLFQRGAFTAHDTAATAGVMRVYALGLLGQTLVGVLVRSYFSAGRPTWYPVGAMAAGIVVTTWIGAWTVGPWGVIGIAVANATGITFTAVLLLYGSGPRSVPLRTRQVLTELSRPVRAAVVATIAGAFVAHALPSPLLGLTAGCTTVTVVFVLLGWALGAQGFAPALETVRSITRRLIHGRSR; the protein is encoded by the coding sequence ATGACGGTGACGGGCAACACCCCAAGGGAGAGCGCCCCAAAGGGGCGCGGGGAACTGCGCGCCCAGCCCCAACGGCGCAGCACTCAACACCCCACCGAACCACCCCTGATCCCACCCCCGACCCCCTCACCAGAAGACGCCGCCCCAGACTCCCGCCGCTTCCTGGCCAAAGCCGCACTGATCACCGCCGTCCTCTCCATCACCGGCTCCCTCCTGGGCCTCGCCAGAGACCAGGCCCTGGCCCGCCTCTTCGGCGCAGGCAGCGAAACAGACGCCTTCCTCATCGCCTGGACGATCCCGGAATTCGCCGCCACCCTCCTGATCGAGGACGGTCTCGCCTTCGCCCTGATCCCCGCGTTCAGCATGGCCCTGGCCCGCAGAGCCCAAGGCACCCCGGGCGACCCGGTCCGCACCCTGGTGGCAACCACCCTCCCCCGCCTGACCCTGGCCTTCATCGCGGTATCGGCCCTCCTCATCGGCACGGCCCCCTACCTCGTCGAAGCCCTGGCCCCCGGCCTCCCGAACCCCGCGCTGGCCATCAGCTGCACCCGCCTCACCGCAACCTGCGTCCTCAGCTTCGGCCTGGCCGGCTACTGCAGCGCGGCCCTCCGCGCCCACCGCCGCTTCGTGGCCCCGGCGGCGATCTACGTGGCGTACAACATCGGCATCATCGCCGGGATGTACGCCTTCGGCGCCCACTGGGGCGTCCGCTCGGCGGCCCTCGGCGTGGCCGGCGGCGGCGTCCTCATGGTGCTGACCCAACTCCCGGCCCTCTGGCGCCAGTTGACGAGCCACAAGCCCACCACCCCGGACGCGGACACCGGCCCCGCCGAACCCCGCCCGATGAACCTCGCCCTGATGGCCACCGTGCTTCTCTTCGCACTCTGCCGCCAGTCCCAGGTCCTCATCGAGCGCTTCCTCGCCTCGCACCTCCCCGCCGGCGCCATCTCGCACCTGAACTACGCGCAGAAGGTCGCCCAGATGCCGATGGTGCTGTCGCTGATGCTGTGCACGGTCACCTTCCCGGTGGTCGCGCGGGCGCTCGCCGAGGGCGACACGGAGAAGGCCCGCAACCGCGTCGAGCGGGACCTCGCCCTCGCCGCCTGCCTCGTCCTGCTCGGCGCCGCCACGGTGATCGCCTGCGCCCCGCAGATCATCCAACTCCTTTTCCAGCGCGGGGCGTTCACCGCCCACGACACCGCTGCCACGGCCGGCGTGATGCGCGTGTACGCCCTCGGACTGCTCGGCCAGACCCTGGTCGGCGTCCTGGTCCGCTCCTACTTCTCGGCGGGCCGCCCCACCTGGTACCCGGTCGGCGCGATGGCCGCCGGCATCGTCGTGACCACCTGGATCGGCGCCTGGACGGTCGGCCCCTGGGGCGTCATCGGCATCGCCGTGGCCAACGCCACCGGCATCACCTTCACCGCCGTACTCCTGCTCTACGGATCGGGCCCGCGCAGTGTCCCGCTCCGCACCCGGCAGGTCCTGACCGAGCTCAGCCGGCCCGTGCGCGCGGCCGTGGTCGCCACGATCGCGGGGGCGTTCGTGGCCCACGCGCTGCCCTCGCCGCTGCTCGGTCTCACCGCCGGCTGCACGACCGTCACCGTCGTCTTCGTCCTGCTCGGCTGGGCCCTGGGCGCCCAGGGCTTCGCACCCGCACTGGAAACCGTACGCTCGATCACACGAAGGCTCATCCATGGCCGCTCCCGTTGA
- a CDS encoding GNAT family N-acetyltransferase — MYSAELVTDAQEFAELAPAWGRLYQKCGAATPFQSHAWLHSWWLSYGRTGRLRLLVVRNGRELVAAAPLMLVRSPVPSLVPLGGAISDYGDVLLDDDHGDPAVAALTEGLASAARTALIDFREVRPGGAVERVYDRWRGPRRRVHDSLCLELPAVPMADLVARLPSSKAQRVRAKLRKLTALGVERHVVQPDGVDSALRRLLELHELQWQGRKVTSEHLQTRFCEHLVRSVGPMVRSGDAVVTEFRLDEDVVAVDLTLLSRRLAGGYLYGAHPRLRERKADVAVMLLDACAEHTGADEPRTLSLLRGDEPYKHHWRPEPVVNQRLLLARKRTAPLMSAVVCDVAARRRGKVLLRKWRERGGDGP, encoded by the coding sequence GTGTACTCGGCCGAACTCGTCACCGACGCCCAGGAGTTCGCCGAACTCGCCCCGGCCTGGGGCCGGTTGTACCAGAAGTGCGGCGCGGCGACCCCGTTCCAGTCCCACGCCTGGCTGCACTCCTGGTGGCTGTCGTACGGCCGAACGGGCCGTCTGCGTCTGCTCGTTGTGCGCAACGGCCGCGAACTCGTCGCCGCGGCGCCCCTGATGCTCGTCCGCAGCCCGGTTCCCTCACTGGTCCCGCTCGGCGGCGCGATCTCCGACTACGGCGACGTCCTGCTGGACGACGACCACGGCGACCCGGCCGTCGCCGCGCTCACCGAGGGCCTCGCGTCCGCCGCCCGCACCGCGCTGATCGACTTCCGCGAGGTGCGCCCCGGCGGCGCGGTCGAGCGCGTCTACGACCGCTGGCGCGGCCCGCGCCGCCGCGTGCACGACTCGCTGTGCCTGGAGCTGCCCGCCGTACCGATGGCCGACCTGGTCGCCCGTCTCCCCTCCTCCAAGGCCCAGCGCGTCCGCGCCAAGCTCCGCAAGCTGACCGCGCTGGGCGTGGAGCGGCACGTCGTACAGCCGGACGGGGTGGACTCGGCGCTGCGGCGGCTGCTGGAACTGCACGAACTCCAGTGGCAGGGGCGGAAGGTGACGTCCGAGCATCTCCAGACCCGGTTCTGCGAGCACCTGGTGCGCTCGGTCGGGCCGATGGTGCGCTCCGGGGACGCCGTCGTCACCGAGTTCCGGCTGGACGAGGACGTGGTCGCCGTAGATCTGACGCTGTTGTCGCGGCGGCTCGCGGGCGGTTATCTCTACGGCGCGCATCCGCGGCTGCGGGAGCGGAAGGCGGATGTGGCGGTGATGCTGCTCGACGCGTGCGCCGAGCACACCGGCGCCGACGAACCGCGCACGCTCAGCCTGTTGCGCGGGGACGAGCCGTACAAGCACCACTGGCGGCCCGAACCGGTCGTCAACCAGCGGCTGTTGCTGGCGCGGAAGCGCACTGCCCCGCTGATGTCCGCGGTCGTCTGCGATGTCGCCGCGCGCCGGCGGGGCAAGGTGCTGCTGCGGAAATGGAGGGAACGCGGTGGCGACGGACCGTGA
- a CDS encoding polysaccharide deacetylase family protein yields the protein MAAPVDSPTTGRRATGPVPWVAMYHSVGDCSDDPYRITVTPDRLDQQLSWLRRRGLRGVSMADLLAARARGAGQGLVGLTFDDGYADFVTNALPLLARWDCGATLFVLPGRLGGDNAWDPQGPRKPLLTADGIRQAAAEGVEIGSHGLTHVDLTKADDDTLHAEVAESRSRLQELLNSPVDGFCYPYGTIDSRAMDAVREAGYTYACAIDPGDLNGPHALPRVHIGQNDTAVRLFLKYRLHRLRRRPVEGLA from the coding sequence ATGGCCGCTCCCGTTGATTCCCCGACCACCGGCAGACGCGCCACGGGCCCGGTCCCGTGGGTGGCGATGTACCACTCCGTGGGCGACTGCTCCGACGACCCCTACCGCATCACGGTCACCCCCGACCGCCTTGACCAGCAGCTGAGTTGGCTGCGCAGGCGCGGTCTGCGGGGCGTGTCCATGGCCGACCTGCTCGCCGCCCGCGCCCGGGGCGCGGGCCAGGGCCTGGTCGGTCTCACCTTCGACGACGGCTACGCCGACTTCGTCACCAACGCCCTTCCCCTGCTGGCCCGTTGGGACTGCGGCGCCACCCTCTTCGTCCTTCCCGGCAGGCTCGGCGGCGACAACGCCTGGGACCCGCAGGGCCCCCGCAAGCCCCTCCTCACCGCCGACGGCATCCGCCAAGCGGCCGCCGAGGGCGTGGAGATCGGCTCGCACGGCCTCACCCACGTAGACCTCACCAAGGCCGACGACGACACCCTGCACGCCGAAGTCGCCGAAAGCCGTTCCAGACTCCAGGAGTTGCTCAACTCCCCCGTCGACGGCTTCTGTTACCCCTACGGCACGATCGACTCCCGCGCCATGGACGCCGTACGCGAGGCCGGTTACACCTACGCCTGCGCCATCGACCCCGGCGACCTCAACGGCCCGCACGCCCTCCCCCGCGTCCACATCGGCCAGAACGACACCGCCGTACGCCTCTTCCTCAAGTACCGGCTGCACCGCCTGCGCCGCCGCCCGGTGGAGGGGCTCGCATGA